From Acidobacteriota bacterium:
TGGTTTGATCTTTCCAGCCTGCACGGCATCATCCAGACACATCGGGATACAGGCAGAGCCAGTGTAGCCCCATTTCCCCATAATGGTGTGGGTTTTCTCCCAGGGGAGCTCCAGCTTCTGCATCACGATTTGAATGGTGCTCAAATTGACCTGGGTGAACAAAAAGAAATCAACATCGTCCAACTGAAGTTTGGCCTTGGCCAGGACATCTCGAATGATTGCCGGCCAGCCTTCGAGATTGATCTCAGGCGGGTATTTCTTGGCAAAGCGGACTTTGGTGTGTCGGCCTTCGCGGAGCACTTCTTCAGTCACCGGCATATGCGTCCCACCGGCATAAATGCCCATGTGGTCGTGAAATGTTCCATCCGCCACCAGTTTTGAAGCCAGCAATCCCGGACCTTTCGTCGAAGCCTGTACCACCACAGCGCCAGCACCGTCAGCAAAAATCGTGCACGTTTTCTTTTCGGTAAAATCGAGGAATTTGCTCATGGCATAGGCCCCGATGACCAGAATATTGGTGTATGCCTTGTCAGCCACGATAAATTTACAGGCCGTGTCGAGTGCTGTCACAAACCCGGCGCAGGCACAATTGACGTCAAAGGTCCCAGCGTTTTTCGCCCCAATCCGGTGCTGAACCACAACTGAAGTTGAAGGAGAAAGGTATTCCGGCGTGTCCGTGGCCAGAATGATTAAATCCAGGTCTTCAGGCTTGATGTTGGCTGCTGCCAGAGCATTGCGAGCCGCTGCCGTGGCCAGATCAGCCGTGCTTTCATGTTCAGTACACATGTGGCGTTCGGAAATACCGACAATCTGGGACACAAATTCATTGATGTCCTCCCCAAGCATTTCGCTCATGTCGGCATTGGTCAGGACTTTTTCAGGGACAAATGAACCTGTCCCAATAATTTTTGGATAGCGCATAGTGAATAAAGAATGAAATCAGTCAGTACCACCTGCGTCTGCAGGCGGGTGTGGAACCAGTCAATTCCCTTTTAAAAATTCAAGTACCGTCTGGTTGAACTCACCAGCCCGTTCGATGAAAAAGGCATGGCCCGCACCTTCAACAATTTCCAGCCGCGCATTGGGGATTCGCTGGGCTAAATTATGCGAATTCTGAACCGGGATAATGATGTCCTGGTCGCCAGAAATAACCAGTGTTGACGCCTTAATGGTTGGTATCTCGTTTTCGGAATTAAACGCCGAAGCAGCCTTTACTTGAAACAGATAAACATGCTCGGGAATGTTGCATGCCAGCCGCAGCCGGATGATGTCTTCAACATCATCCACGTTATTTTCAAGATAAGCCTTGGTAAACCCAAACTGGATGTTTCGCCGGGCACGTTCTTCGCCGTTGAGTCCGCTCACTGACATCAACGCCGCCAGCCCTTCACCACTGGGCAACACATGGTTTGGTCCCCCAAACGTGGTACACGACAGGACCAGTCGCTCGACCAGATGCGGAAATGTCAACGCAAACTGCTGAGCGACAATCCCACCCAGTGAAGCCCCAACAATGTGAGCCCGCTCCAAACCAAGATGTTCCAACAGGAAAGAGATATCTTCGGCCAGATCGCCAATCGAAAACGGCACCGCAACCTGACTTGAATCACCTACGCCACGCGGGTCAAAGGTAATCACTTGAAAATGCTGGGCCAGCTCTGGAACTTGTTTACACCAGATCCAGCCGCCAGTTCCCAGCCCACAAATCAGAACTAATGGTGGGCCTTCACCTTGAATGTCATAGGCCAGTGAAACCGAATTTGAAAGTGTGGCAAGTGGCATATTTTTGGGCTGAGGGCTGAGAAAACCAGGGCTTGGGGCTGAAGACAACGGGCTCAGGGCTTGGGGCTCAGGGCTGAAGAACTGGTTTTATTTCATCCTCCATCCTTCATCCCTCATCCCTTTCTGTGCCCCGAGCTTGCGAGTCTTCAGCCCTGGTTTTTTCAGCCCCTGGTTTTACGTGGTTGAATGATATTTCACCATCCGGAGCTGGTAGTAGGTCGTCAAATCCTTGCTATTGAAGTGCCCATATGGTGCGCTGGTATAGCGTTTTTCCCCGTTTTGAGCCGGGATTTGAGGCGTATATCGTCCCCACACTACACAGCCGTAGCCGATCACTTCATCTACCGTGGACCAGATGGTGTAAACGTAAGCCCCCTCGTAATGGGAGGTTGCGTTTAAATCCGAAAGAATGCTTGAGAGTCCCCAGGGACCAATCGCGTACCCAGGGTAGAGACCATTGGTTGAAGCACAGGTTGGGGTTGAACCGCCGGTTTGATAGCACGAAACCAGACCCCAGTTGGCGCCCGCAATGCCGACAAAGGTGTCAACCTTGCTCGTCAGCGATGCGCCCAGGTTATAAGAGCCGCCTTCAAGCAGATCATTGGCCGAACCGCCCTTCACCGCTTTGCGTCCGAGCGTCACACCCATCGAATGGCTGATGATGTCAACTTTGGCAGCGCCCGTGTAAGCCAGCACGGCTTCGATAAACTTGCGAATCCGGGTCAAATTTGTTTTGGAGTGGTATTGATAGGGTGAATAGGCGGCGTTGGCCGGGCCCCAGGTCGTGGCATAGAGTTCAGAGGTTTTGTAGCCCTGGGACAAAAAGTAATCAACCGACGCTGTCCAGCCGCTTTGACCAAACGTGCCGGTTCCAATGGCTTTATCAGAATTGCCATGAATAAAAATCACCGGCTGGTTCACCACCGTGTCGCTGGCACTGGATTTCCCGCCATAGCTGCCACCCGTCACGTCGTCGCGGGCAAAATCATAACTGCTATACCCATTGCTCACGAGCCAGTTCCGAAAGTGCGAAGTAAAGCCCGTGGTGCTGGCTTTGACCTCACCACTGGTTGATTCCGAATCAAGGCCCAGATCGGCTGGTGTCACGCTTTCAACGGTGACTTCAGAGACTGGGCTGGCTTTCAGTTCCTGAGCGGCTGGGGTTGGGGATTGCGCCCACACTGGAAAACCAGTTGAAAGGCAAAGCATTAAGACGGCTAAAAACAGTGAACACAGCGACTTTTGACCACGGCACATCATAGCTTCGACACACTCCTCTTGCATTTGGTTCGGAAGACGGACGGATGAAAGGGCAACACCAATTGTGAATTGATTGTGGATTGCTTGGCGAAAGAGAAAAGGAA
This genomic window contains:
- a CDS encoding ketoacyl-ACP synthase III, giving the protein MRYPKIIGTGSFVPEKVLTNADMSEMLGEDINEFVSQIVGISERHMCTEHESTADLATAAARNALAAANIKPEDLDLIILATDTPEYLSPSTSVVVQHRIGAKNAGTFDVNCACAGFVTALDTACKFIVADKAYTNILVIGAYAMSKFLDFTEKKTCTIFADGAGAVVVQASTKGPGLLASKLVADGTFHDHMGIYAGGTHMPVTEEVLREGRHTKVRFAKKYPPEINLEGWPAIIRDVLAKAKLQLDDVDFFLFTQVNLSTIQIVMQKLELPWEKTHTIMGKWGYTGSACIPMCLDDAVQAGKIKPGMKIILCASGGGLNMACALVQW
- a CDS encoding alpha/beta fold hydrolase, coding for MPLATLSNSVSLAYDIQGEGPPLVLICGLGTGGWIWCKQVPELAQHFQVITFDPRGVGDSSQVAVPFSIGDLAEDISFLLEHLGLERAHIVGASLGGIVAQQFALTFPHLVERLVLSCTTFGGPNHVLPSGEGLAALMSVSGLNGEERARRNIQFGFTKAYLENNVDDVEDIIRLRLACNIPEHVYLFQVKAASAFNSENEIPTIKASTLVISGDQDIIIPVQNSHNLAQRIPNARLEIVEGAGHAFFIERAGEFNQTVLEFLKGN
- a CDS encoding lipase is translated as MLCLSTGFPVWAQSPTPAAQELKASPVSEVTVESVTPADLGLDSESTSGEVKASTTGFTSHFRNWLVSNGYSSYDFARDDVTGGSYGGKSSASDTVVNQPVIFIHGNSDKAIGTGTFGQSGWTASVDYFLSQGYKTSELYATTWGPANAAYSPYQYHSKTNLTRIRKFIEAVLAYTGAAKVDIISHSMGVTLGRKAVKGGSANDLLEGGSYNLGASLTSKVDTFVGIAGANWGLVSCYQTGGSTPTCASTNGLYPGYAIGPWGLSSILSDLNATSHYEGAYVYTIWSTVDEVIGYGCVVWGRYTPQIPAQNGEKRYTSAPYGHFNSKDLTTYYQLRMVKYHSTT